The following are from one region of the Helicobacter jaachi genome:
- a CDS encoding type II toxin-antitoxin system YafQ family toxin has protein sequence MRKIDIKNTFKKDYKQVLKQGWNENSIDEAIRQLANDDVLATSLRDHPLIGDYRDFRECHIKSDLVIVYKRTTEILSLYRIGRHQDIFKGY, from the coding sequence ATGAGAAAAATTGACATCAAAAACACCTTTAAAAAAGACTATAAACAAGTTTTAAAACAAGGCTGGAATGAAAATAGTATTGATGAAGCGATTCGGCAACTTGCAAATGATGATGTTTTAGCCACATCATTGCGAGACCACCCACTAATTGGCGATTATAGAGATTTTAGAGAATGCCATATAAAAAGCGATTTAGTCATCGTGTATAAGAGAACTACAGAGATTCTAAGCCTTTACCGCATAGGACGCCACCAAGACATTTTCAAGGGCTACTAA
- a CDS encoding replication initiation protein: MIVKYNNDLNQMPLPNFTGRQNDLFFSIISMIKEKHDNTPVLKRFFDPDKRQIIVPYKNFLDICRAYEWNRSFNEVYHEIKNFMNLLLEYKISYETKTSYYTFVCFEEAEYRHDTQAIHITFQSRFYDMVVNHSLGFTRFELAEFIALDSKYTKTLYRLLKQYRSTGYMRMEWDSFKEIMQIPVNYKQFNIDQRILRPAIKELNAEKNLFDIERVPFKNLQYKKIKQGGNKVIAIEFKFDVDTAEIEQNTDTYFDPAYQNSIKSIAGKFIDKRNQGGEWLYIRSIRFVDNKIQITFYNPNTEKYSAKIFTQKALEHEVLRFIYNP; encoded by the coding sequence ATGATTGTCAAATATAACAATGATTTAAATCAGATGCCATTGCCTAATTTTACAGGCAGACAAAATGACCTTTTTTTTTCAATCATTTCGATGATTAAAGAGAAACACGACAATACACCAGTTCTAAAGAGATTTTTTGACCCAGATAAAAGGCAAATTATTGTTCCTTATAAAAATTTTTTAGACATTTGTAGGGCTTACGAGTGGAATAGGAGCTTTAATGAAGTCTATCACGAAATTAAAAACTTTATGAATCTCTTGCTCGAATATAAAATCAGCTATGAGACAAAAACAAGCTACTATACCTTTGTTTGCTTTGAAGAGGCAGAATACAGACACGACACACAAGCCATTCATATAACCTTTCAATCTAGATTTTATGATATGGTCGTAAATCATAGCTTAGGTTTTACACGCTTTGAGCTTGCCGAGTTTATTGCGCTTGATAGCAAATATACCAAAACGCTCTATCGCCTTTTAAAACAATATCGCAGCACAGGTTATATGCGTATGGAGTGGGATTCATTCAAAGAAATTATGCAAATCCCAGTAAATTATAAGCAATTCAATATTGACCAAAGAATATTGCGCCCTGCGATAAAAGAACTTAATGCGGAAAAGAATCTTTTTGATATAGAACGAGTGCCATTCAAGAATCTGCAGTATAAAAAGATTAAACAGGGTGGCAACAAAGTAATAGCGATAGAATTTAAATTTGATGTGGATACTGCAGAGATAGAGCAGAATACAGACACTTATTTTGACCCAGCTTACCAAAACAGCATAAAGAGCATTGCGGGTAAATTTATTGATAAACGAAATCAGGGCGGTGAATGGCTATACATCAGGAGCATTAGATTTGTTGATAATAAAATTCAAATCACTTTCTATAATCCAAATACCGAGAAATATTCTGCAAAAATATTCACACAAAAAGCACTAGAACATGAAGTTTTAAGATTTATATACAACCCATAA